catgcatgggcgtacacatgtgcacaggcacgcttaacacaagcacggactcgcacatacacgcgcacgcacacagcacgggtgtacacacaatcgcgcttacacgcgaacacatgcgcaggctcacgcacacacacccatactcgggcgaacatcatgttcctgtatataatccatagcgaACATGTAGCTCATAACCAACGCTatggtgagctttcgtaacgtggattgaagttaattgccattatagatgaaacgcgatttgcttctgctggcattctggtgtattcggagagcaccttcacacattctaagtctaggccgtcatttaacgcaaggtccacatattcgcgcagtagctacgctgctcggccgccaatccgaaggtcgcgggttcgatgccggtcgTGGCAGTCGAActaagatggaggcgaaaaggtagaagcctgtgcactgtgcgatatcagcgcccatgaagaacaccaaatggtcaaaatctctagagctttccactacggcgaccctcataatcatatcgaggtttttgagacgtaaaatcccaaatattataattatgtgttcttcttatgctgcatattccatctgatgaatcgtcacctacacccttctcaggcacaaaagcacccttagagcctattttagggtgctatcgaggcatgcacccaaacaaaggggtgcttttttcaatcgaccatttatgggtgttaaagcgtgttacaaagggtgctttctcgtaaaagaatctttttacacccttttgggtgtaaaattttttactgtgtacGGACTCATGAGccgactcacttggactcagacaCAGATCGAACCGTGAGTCTTGTATGAGTGAGTAAGAGTGAGCAATATTTTGGTGAGCTTGAGTCCGACTTAGTCCGAATCAGAAAATTTTCGGCGAGTTTAGGTACGAGTAAGTCCAAAGCGTTATGGCCACCACCCTTCCCGAACCATGGTGGGTTTCAAGAGTCAGCTTTGCAGCAGTGCCGCAGTATTGTGCCGTGAAGCATATTAGGTTCGAAGGGGCGCTCGGGGACGTTGGAGTTGTGGGAAGAAAAGCGGGGGGCGGGGAGGAGTCGTCAGCTTGAATGtctcgttttcttctttctctacaAGGATTTCGCTTTCCAGTACGATTCAGTACGTACACACAGGAGCCAGAATTAATTTCTATAACCGATTATGCGACGTGCGGACATTGCTGAAAGCGGATATTTTCGCCATAGAAAACACAAAACTTGAGCGGGCAGCACATTCTGATTGCTATAACCAATATACTGTTATAACCGATATTGTTATAAGCGGGTTCAATTGTATATTCACCAGTTATTCAGTGTCCCTTCATTGTTGTACTTGCAGTTAATTATCATGTGCGAAGTGTTCACGAGCGATGAACAAATGGAGGAAATGTCTTTACGCACTTTCGTAGAGCAGGTTTCTGAAGAGCTCCCAACCCCATTCGTGCACTCTGTGTGGCACCTTCCTCCATGACGTCTTGTGGACGATGGTCTCGGACAAGCTTATTAGCAGTGCGAGCAAAGGCATGGCGCTGAGAAGCAGGGCCCAAACCTGCATTCGCGGACGATTCACTGTTATCAGTGAATCGTGTGGCTTACTTTTAAAGATATTGTCTTTGAATGCGTGGAGCGTTTCATACCAAAAATCGTTAAAAAAACTGAATGCCGGAACCCCTGGATTACAAGAGAAACGCtacatttacagcgaaaacttAAACGAATAAAAAGCAAAAGAGCGAAATCTCATGATAAAGCTGCTCATGCACCGCTGATAGCTAACCTGTCGGgcgaactaaaactgcaaattgcGCGCGACAAGGAAAGATACCACGAAACATCGCTTCCAACTTTTATCAAAACATCACCAGAGAAATTTTGGAGGCTGATCACGCCAACATCTCGCTCGATTGACTCATTCACGATAAGCGGCCAAAGAACATGCAATGAAGAAATAGTTTGTTCCGCCTTCAACAACCACTTCaagtctgtttttacttgtgataacggcattcttcctgatttTTCAATATCGCTCCCACCTATTCCAGACTTAGTCATTTCCGAGAATGGCATTTTAAACTTACTGCTGAATCTGGATGTTAAAAAATCAACcgggccagatggcattccaaatgccttcttgaagcgctacgcagaatggtgttctcgctatttgtttattttgtatacccattcgttgaatgagggccaactgccagatgactggaagatcgCCAAAATGAAGCCTTTACACAAAGCGGGAGACAAGTCATCTATTCCGAATTACCGACCGATTTTCCTTAtatcaacatcatgtaaaattctagaacacattattCATAAACATATAATTACCTTCCTTGATTCTCATAAAGTATTAACAAatgttcaacatgggttcaggcggggcttttcaacgaatactcaattagtggaaattacgcatgactttgctcaagcaattaacgaagggaagcagacggatgccatatttatgaattttcaaaaagccttcgataaagtttcgcatgctaaattacttcacaaattaacttgtattctacaaaacaaaaagatccttgactggataacagcatatctaacaaacaggcgtcaatttgtcacggtaaaaaatacatcttctaaacacgctcctgtaaactcaggcgttcctcaaggatccgtctttgggcctcttttttttctgttatatataaatgatatcgtcactgacctttctgttcacattaggttgtacgccgacgactgtgtcttatatgaaaagatcacctcagttgacgatcaaattaaactaaatcggaactttctaaaagtaatttcgtggtgtgacaaatggcagatgcctgttaatttcgctaaaacagtttttatgagaattacccttaaaaaagaccctcttttgttccagtactccaccaacaatacagttctgtcagaagtaactcagtacaagtaccttggtctctggattacaaaaaatctatcctggtcaaagcacatagtttttgtagtagctaaatctctccgtaaactttttttcctaaggcgttctttaagatcaaccacaccaagtattcgtctcctcgcttacaatgccattatccgtcctatattggagtatgctgtggtcatatgggacccgttcactcagactgatatccaaaaacttgaaagggtgcaaaaaaagGTTGTTAGGTTCATTTATAACTCGTACGGTCCTACTTCAATTACAAAACTTCTCTTGAAAAGCAAATTTCCAAACATTTCGGATTAAAATCGAATATTGCgcttaaaattttttttccagttaataaaaggtcactatgcagttgacatatcacatatcgttcacttttcattgggttacggaacaagacagagacacaatcttactatctctccattgatgcaacgaacaaattgtttcaaatattctttttttccgaggactatcgtggattggaacaatctacataacgatgttgctaccctaaatacattgtctgcatttgaagagtcactgcagaaatgattgttatctatgtttgtaccttgctttttgttgattctcttgtctcgaagaatcactgcagctatcagatacataagtttgtattacatttgtttttgattgtttgtttgcctgtttccactgatgtttatgtttatcttttgtaccacccctgctatgatcttgtaaaagatcgcagtatcaataaataaaataaaaaaataaaaaatcagtGCATATTGCGGACATACGGCGTttaagtagtagtagtactataGGTAGCTTTTATGTCCCGTCTCCCATTTTGCCACCTGAATATGAGACCGAATATTTCTTCTGGCTAATCTTCCTATTTTTCGTACCTTTGAAGATTGGGGCGTTGAGAAAAATGTGTCAggtaaaagaaataataaatgcaATCAATGATGAGTATTTATTGCCGTTCTTCTTGCTTTTGAAATATTGGTTTTTCGTTATCATGCACTTCGcgcattatttatttttataagcATCTCATTCCAGCAGCTTAAGTGCCTACAGTGATTACAAACCCTCACggttctgttttcttttgtttggaGTCGCAACGTTAATGTCGTAGGCCTTTTCAACGGCATGGAAGGGTCACCTCGTTTCTGGACTGTTGCTAGGGGGTACAAAAGCTGACGTCAAATCTTTGGAAGCGCATTTTCGGGGTCATACATGTTAACAACAGCCCAAAGAGGATTACGGCTGTGCCAAGTGAGCCTTCGTTGACAAGGTGCATGGGTGATGATGGAGGTTGGCCCTTTGCAGGTACTAAGTACAGTAAAGAATAAGAAAAGTATTAATAAATAAGCTTAAACAACTAAGATTAAGGATGCCAAAGATAAAAACTTCCAACTGAAGGGGAGTATACAGCACATGCCATCCTGTCAGCGCCATGGGTAAACGTAAAACGTCTTGGTTTTTGAAGTGCGAAATAGTCGCAGTTCGGAGCGTGGTGACCACGCAGTGCGTGGTAGCAGGGCTCACCTTCCAGTCGAAGGTGAGCATGTATCCGAATACGTTGGAAGTGCTCGCTCCGGTGCCGGAGAGAATGCCGAACTGCACGTACATGATCGGAGGACCGTACTGGCCGACGGTCATGCGGCTGTGAGACTGGACCATAGGCACGATGGTCATGTCCACTTCCTGCACGCGGAGAACTCATGTACACAGTCATCAGAAGCCGTAGCCAGAAATGTGTCCGGGTGGAGGGGGGGTGGGGGCTCAATCTTACTTTGTGCATGTTCGTGCGAGCGTTGTATCTGTCCCCCTCCGCCTCTGGCTGTGCCCATGACAGTAAGTATTGCTCGATTATTTCCAACTCGGATAAATCTAACTATCCTTCATATAGATGTATTTTCGAACACGGCAGTTGATGAAAAAAAAGTTAAGGCTACATGGAACAAAAATAACCCGGACACTTCATATATCGGTCACCGGGCAGCGTGAAACTCCCCCCGAAATTTGTCTTTCCGTCACAATAAGTTGGGGGTTTTTTTTACAGAAAGGGTCTTTCGCGCACCTATTTGGGAGAGTCTCAGCAGCGCGattaatgatttgattgatatggggggtttaacgtgccaaaaccaccatatgattatgagagacgccgtagtggagggcttcgaaaatttcgaccacctggggttctttgacgtgcacttaaatctgaacagatgggcctacagcattttcgccccaaCCGgcatttgataccgcgacctgtggttcagcagacgagtaccttatccactagaccaccacggagggTTGTGGCGTGATTAAGAAGACGCCGCATAGATAAAGTAGAAACTGCCGCTTGCCAACATTTGATTTTTCTCATGGACTCGCACTTGCAAACAAACCGCAACCCCAGCAACAAACTGCggaaaaatagaaaaaactacaaaaaatatCCTGCGTACTGGCACAAGGTCAGCTTCATTCCATTACCGCAAAGCCATGTCGTGAAGAAAGTTTGTGAGCTAAAAtgctgcaattaaaaaaaaaaacttatatcaAAGTATACCACAAGTATACAATGAAGAAGTGTGCGTTTTTTTATGCAAATTAGGTGTATGCGGGTTTGAGTTCCTAATGAGTGGTTCTCTGTAATATCTGTGAATGATGAATAACTCAAACCAACATGTTGATTCTATATAAATTGTATCCACGGTGATGGGGCCAGAAAAGCAACTGTTTTCAACATCGTGAggtagaatttttttttaattccttctTAGATTCGCGCGTATCGAAGACGAAGAAGTGAATTGCAAAAAgcagtggatgaaaaaaaaatgactgccaTATCCACAAAGAGAATGATGTTAGTGTGAGTGAGTGAAACGACTTTATTGTCGGTCCAGCATAAAAGGGGAAGAGGTAACGGAATGAAAGCAAgacactggcaacactggtgcaCACGCCGTCGGCCGCCGGACAAAGCGCGGGCATAAAAAAGCTtgccgagcaagctcctaaatGGACACTTCATTTGCCGTGTGGTGAGTATGTACTTTAGGCAAAACGAAGTTTTTATCGACATGAGCTAGTTAATAGTCATATTTACAAGGCCGCATTATGTATTCATTCATTCAGACCATATTTACTTATTTCTGTGAATGTAAAGTTGCAAGGTTTTGTTTAAATAACTTACTAGCACAGCCAGTGTTCTAGTATTGTAAGATATACGAGGTGTTACACTATACGGACAAAAATTGTCAACTTGCCCTTCTCTGGACGCTGCCGACGGCTCCTGTCCAGGAGCCGTTTGGGAGTCGAATTCCCATTTGGCCATCGCATGGAAGGGTTGCTTCAAACCTGTTCTAAATGAAGGAGGTGTCATTTATATTGTCCATCAAGTGCAAATAACTTGCGAATAAACAGTGACTCCATACTTTTCATGAAAAGTATGAAACGTCACGAGCCTACACCGGTGTCCTATCCGCACACTTACAAAAAATATACCGGGAAAGGAAAACACCATGACAAGTAAAAATTGCATGAATATATATCATCACAACGTATCAGCTAGAAGAAAATTTTATTCTCCCCACCACCACGCCAGTCATTAACGTGCCCGAGTTCAAGCTATATGATACGTGAGTTTGGTGATGGTATCACCGATTTACAAGACCTTTACACTCACTGTGGCACGCTACCCAAAGAAGCCAGCCGTGTGTTTAGCCGTGATAGACGACACAGACGCCCTCGTGGAgactgccacacttcgcactacgtACAGTCGTTCTGCAGATGAGGAAGCTCTCGTTCTAATCATTGTCCACGCCTCGACATTGTCACATGACTCTCTTGTCACCATAGTGACAGACTCACAAGATGCTTGCCATAGATTTACTCAATGACTTGTGGCTGCCCATGCGCACAGTGTCCTTTATTCTATCCCACTGCCCACATTACGCCCGGTGTGTATCATCTGAACCCCTGGATTGGACACGCCCTTTTACATGGTAATGAACGCATTCATGCGATTGCCCGAGGTCTGACCGGCCGGGCTCCTTTGGAGAAACGGTCTAACCCAGATGACGCACctacagaaccactaaactacaacgcgaCGTCGGAGTACTACAGACTGAGTCGTTAAGGCCTGACTACACGTAGCCGTTGCAGCGCGTGGCTTTTTGACGTGGCGTCACGCTCTCTCCATAAGGAGAGAGTGGGCGCACCAATTCGCGTAGCCACGTGCCTTCTCTCACAATAGGGAGAGGGCGCAGTGCCGCGTCAGCGCTGTAACGGCTATACGTGTGTTCAGGCCTTTACACATAACAGTGCAGGTGCTGCCGCTTGGCGGGAACtgcagaccaattcatttccttgcctctACATGCTTAGCCGCTTTCACCCGACACTGTACGCaccctactgccccttctgtagATCTGACCACTCTATACGTGGGTATGCTTTGCTTCACAGGACGTTTCTCCCATCCCCAACCCCACCTCTTTCTCTTGGGAGcatgcactgctcagcttacgccggcaggaacgaCGTTTATTCTAGTAAAATtgggcaggaacagcagcagctggtccagcgggctcacAGGGTCGTGCAAGGAGCCCTTGACTGAGGGCCCAAACCAACAAACGTTTTCTGAACAAtcataaataaagtttattttagGAAGCTTGGGCGTTGTGCTACAGTGTAATTATGAAGCTCAAAATGCGCTAGCGACCTATGCTAGTACAAGTGACCTGTTTCGAGTAGTCTATAGAGGAGGTCGACCAACTCGGGCGATAGCAACTTTTAGAACGACTACTAGAACGCATGAGCGCGAACCGATGTAATCTTGATAAGCTCACGCTGTAAACTTAATAATCCCTTCCTCTCATATTCCCAAACTGCGGCCCAGAACCGCCATTTTCTTTGAATTAAAGGTTTCGttcattcattctctctctcAAACAAGGACAAAGACGGAAATCGGATGCCTTGGTCTTCAGTTTGCTTAATATACATAACTTCCACTATAGCTCACGTGTCACCTTGTTTTTGGTTCCTCGTAAAATGCACGTGATGGTATTCATTCTTTCTCGTCGTTCTTAGTTCTGCACCTACAATTGAATACCGTCCCAACGAGGAGGGCAGTTGTCCTGACCTTCCGCGATTAGCTCTGGCAACGCTCCGCCGGAGCTAATTGCGGAAGTCGCGCCATGACGAAGATGAGACCTTTTGTCAAAACACTGACTACAGTAAAACTACTTGTTTAACGATTTTTTTATTCACTCAATTTTTTATATTCTCGCAAAATTCTGCCTTGTTGAGTTCAAATCAGCGCATTTCCCGATTTCAATATGAATTTCTCTGACATAGTGCGAGAAAGAAAAAGCGAGAGATGAAATCGCTGTTTAAACACTTTCAGTCACGGCGTCGAGATATGTGGACGCGAATTTCAAAAGGCGTCACACGCCGCCTGTTTCTTCAATTGGCTTGAAACTCGTTGTGCACATTCCTACAACCTTCCTTAGTGGACGACTGGACAACTAGCAGTCATGTAATTACGAAGTGCTCCGTATTTCTCCAGAGGACCATTTTGCTGGAAACTTTACCGTGTTTGACGATCGTTCGACGTGCCATAGTCCAGGACCAATGTggaaatcatttttttttgtccactCGGAACGAATACAACCATAAAACAAACTGTGCATGCACTTCGGGCCTAACAGTTAATTATCTTTATGCAAGTACTCAAGCTGGCTGGTACCAGAATAATTAGATAATTAGTAGCACAATCATTGAGTTTCATTCAACAACCCATTCATTCAATTTCATTCTTAgaatgtaatactgagtgccttgaAATTGTGCCACGCAATTTCACGTATTCCCGACAGTGGCATTATAATGCATGTCTGAAGCGGGTAAGCGCCCCTGTGTTGTCTTCAACATCGGCAGCAGGCAGCCTAATTATAAGTTTATATTGCCCTTTCTGCAGTCTATATAGGTCAGGTTCATCAGCTTTTGTTGGTGAAGAAAGTAAAGGTCCAGTGGTGAGAATCGACATAACTGAACTCACGTCATGTTCAGGCTGTTCGTGAGGGTGTCCAGCACGTGACCCATTGGCCCGCCCACTGCGAGCTTGTCGCCGCGGTAGGCGACGGTCAAATACGGAGGCCACTGCGCGCACGGTCATCCGAACATTGCTCCAAAGTACACGAGCAGTGCGCAAGCGTCCGTCTTCTCAACTTTAAGCACAGTGAGTGCAACCATCCTGATGACTGCGGAACGTCAACTTTCTACTTGAAAGTATATAAAGCCCGTTCGAAACATATAGTATCCTTATGCGCGTATCATTAGTTGTGGCTGTTGTAGAGGTGGTACAGGTACATGCATACAAATGGATGCCGCGATAGTCAGCCTCACGGAACGAAGGTAATTTTATAGCTTATGATAATTGAGCCTCTCACTGATGAATTGGGAGAGCCACCATATGACACGATTCAGTCTATATATGTGCTCTGCCCATACAATTATAATTTGTTCGTTTATTTCAAAATGTGTTTGAGCACTTTTCCGGACAGGCCATTGCTACTGTTGGCAATTAGATGAATATAATATACGGTTTGAATACCATAACTTGTAGTAGTTTAGGCTGGTGCTTCAGAACGTATTTAATAGTTAATTTTTGCGACGTTCTGCTTTATTAGGTGCGCCAACAGAAGTGCGTCGTCGATGAAGACAAGAGCGATAATGGTTTTCACTTAACAAGTGCATGGACACTTTTGCAGTTCGCCCCTTCATACTCACAACAGCGCAACATGCTCTGCAGGCGTGTCTCATATTCATGTAGACTGCATTATACACTCACCGGTATGAACGAGACTCTCAGCAGGTTTTGAGTAGTGTTCATCTGCGGCAAGAAATCGGAAGGAGGTGACATCGGGTGAATAATATTACCGCGTGAATAATATTGTAGCGGTAATTGCTACTTTGCGGTGCTTTATAGACGTACGCGTGAAGTGGAAATGACAGAAGCTTCCGCAGTTTATGTTGAGTATTtcggtctttttttttgtggcagctaTACACTTTTCTTTGATACGCTGAATCGCGATTTTTTCAGCGCTATTTCCTTGTGGGCATTTTTTATGCTCTCCATGAAATTCCATTGTAGGCTTGCGAGTGTAATAGCAGGCCTCCAGGCAGGCTACAATATGAATCACCAAAAGTAAAGCACGAAGCAAGGCTAAGGGAGGTACAACAAAAGTGAACACATAACAGGAAATAATatgacattgattgattgattgatttaaatAACTTTTTGAGTTAATGTGATATCCGGGACTAACGAAAACATCATCACGACCATCTACTGCAGGGAAAAGGCATATCTCCCACGTTTCTCCAGCTAACCCGGCCCCGCCCTTGATGTGGTCACGTTATCACAACGGacctaatctcatttgcccacctaaatTTCTGCCTCCCCCTATCGCGCTTGCCTTCTCATACAACGCAGTATGTTACTCGTAATGACCGGGGGTGAACTTGCCCTTTCGCTACATGCATACCCCCTTGTTATTGATTCAGACTAGGATGTCATGAATTAGTGTTTAATCTCTGACCCACTTTGATCtattcttgtcccttaaggttacagcGACCATTTTCCTTTTTCTTGGCTCCCTGCATAATTCTCAATTTAACTTCTACCCTCTTTGTAACTGCGCCTCCAGGTCCATTCAAGCTCCAGCAGCTGTTTACTTTTCTCTCGAGATATATGCTTGTAAACTACCGTACATAATATGAAAATGCCTGCCAAAGGCACTCCAACCCGTTTTAACAGTGGATCTATTCTAGCTCGGCGTTTGTGACccaaactatcatcatcattaacaGGCACACACTTTCATCAACCTCTTCATATTCTTTGCTCCCGAAACACACGCGCTGATTAGTCATGCGTGTAGCAAGCggttgaaagaaagaaataaagaagaacataagaacgaaagaaaaaaaagaaagaaacaaggaaagagagaaagaaaaaaaaggaagagaaaaaatcTTGTCCAAAAATACAATCCTCACGAGGAAGTGGGattcgaaagaaaaagaagaaacagagaaggcCACCCCGCTCCACACCTCCTTCAGGCATGGTACCACAAGAATACAAAGCTCCCCATCATGATGCTGTCATGATGCACCTTCAGTGCAAGCTAACTTTCTCAGTCTTTTTctagttatttttttattctgctAGCTACTTTCGTCTTATGGCAAAGATTACTTGCCCAATATGGACGCATTCTTTTACCGAGTCCAGTGCCTTGCTACACCGCGAACCACGATTCTCTTCCGAGGCTGTTGGAGATCACCCCAATTTTATGAAAACGAATTTTAGACCAATATTTCTGCCTCACCAATGCAAACACCATTCTTTGCAATTCTTCACCTGAGTTACCCAGCAAGGTCATGATGTCATCAAAAAGTCGCAAATTATTGAGGTATTCCCTGTTAACCTCAGTGTCTTCAAGGGTTATCAATCCGGGCCTCTGTACAGATCCTGGAAGAACGCGCCGAATGGCATTGGACTGATCGTATATTTCTGCCTCACACCAGTCTTCGTTGCAGCTTGACTGCTTTCTATATGAAAGACTTTGGTGTATGTGGAGTGACTGCATGTATCTTCCAATACCCACCCTAGTTATTTCACAGCAGAGATGAAagagcataagaagaacacacacataaaaacaatGGACAATTTCGCTTACTGCAACTGTTCTGAAGTGTCCAAGTATGTTAGTCGGCACACGAAAAACTGGGACAACAATCGAGAGGGAGACGGACCCTTACCTTCGGTACATTTTTCTAAGTTTCACTTGAAAGACACTGATGCGTGCCCACTGATATCTATCTATACTCGTTATTCACGTCTTTCATACACTACTTAACGCAAAATCTTTGGCACTGACACAAGGACGTGCGGAATGGAAGGGTTATTGACACGGTAACCCGTTGATTCATGGTTTTCAGCGAAAAAACATAATTCGCGATCTATCAATCCCATGCATACTTGCAAAATGATCTATAAGTGAATATTTCAGTACGAAATAATGAAGCCCTCGAAGTCACCGGCTCTAATCCTCGATCACCGCCAGCAACGGCCATATTGCCATGGCATGCATGACGTCATGGGCTATAGATGAAG
The nucleotide sequence above comes from Rhipicephalus microplus isolate Deutch F79 chromosome 2, USDA_Rmic, whole genome shotgun sequence. Encoded proteins:
- the LOC119162854 gene encoding uncharacterized protein LOC119162854, giving the protein MHKEVDMTIVPMVQSHSRMTVGQYGPPIMYVQFGILSGTGASTSNVFGYMLTFDWKVWALLLSAMPLLALLISLSETIVHKTSWRKVPHRVHEWGWELFRNLLYESA